From the Candidatus Abyssobacteria bacterium SURF_5 genome, one window contains:
- a CDS encoding 2-hydroxyacyl-CoA dehydratase, with product MSTIAAQPYTYVKNWKERTGGRVFGYFCSYFPEELLHAAGVLPMRILGDKENVALADSHIQAFICSLVRTSLDAALKKKLEFLDGVVFPHSCDSIQNLADIWRYNFPEQFSDVVVLPVWVDVPEAEQYLAQEISRFKSKFERHLGRQIAGAELSKSLDIYNENRSALAALYALRRDKPNAISGQTVLDIVKASMYMRKEDHTALLQEALEELRSVPRDDDQSVRLVLYGNVCDDPGIMHLFEELEAVVVDDDLCTGSRYFLHIEPSDGDPIRRLAQRYLRKIPCPSKHSSDFDRRTYLVNMVRQSKADGVVILLLKFCDPHAFDYPDISKRLTEDQIPHLLIETEIQPASIEQTRTRLQAFVEMLKEKKNG from the coding sequence ATGTCGACAATCGCCGCCCAACCTTACACATACGTGAAGAACTGGAAGGAGCGGACCGGCGGCCGGGTTTTCGGGTACTTCTGCAGTTACTTTCCCGAAGAGTTGCTTCATGCGGCGGGGGTGCTGCCGATGCGAATTCTTGGCGATAAGGAAAACGTGGCCCTTGCGGATTCCCACATCCAGGCGTTCATCTGTTCTCTGGTTCGCACGAGTCTGGATGCCGCGTTAAAAAAGAAGCTGGAATTTCTTGACGGGGTGGTTTTCCCCCACTCCTGCGATTCTATTCAGAACTTGGCCGACATCTGGCGATACAATTTTCCGGAGCAGTTTTCCGACGTAGTTGTGCTCCCGGTTTGGGTGGACGTGCCGGAAGCCGAGCAGTATCTGGCGCAGGAGATTTCCCGATTCAAGTCGAAATTCGAGCGGCATCTGGGACGCCAGATAGCGGGGGCGGAATTATCGAAATCTCTCGATATCTACAACGAAAACAGAAGCGCACTCGCCGCACTGTATGCTTTGAGGCGCGATAAGCCGAACGCTATCAGCGGGCAAACGGTGCTCGACATAGTGAAAGCTTCGATGTATATGCGCAAAGAGGATCATACGGCGCTCCTGCAAGAGGCTCTTGAGGAGCTGCGATCCGTTCCGCGGGACGACGATCAAAGCGTGAGGCTGGTGCTTTACGGCAATGTGTGCGATGATCCCGGCATTATGCATCTGTTTGAAGAGCTCGAGGCGGTCGTGGTGGATGACGACCTCTGCACCGGCTCCCGATATTTTCTGCACATCGAGCCTTCAGACGGCGACCCGATTCGCAGGCTCGCCCAGCGGTACCTGAGGAAAATACCCTGCCCCTCGAAGCACAGCTCCGACTTCGACCGGCGCACGTATCTGGTGAATATGGTGAGGCAAAGCAAGGCTGACGGCGTTGTGATACTGTTGCTGAAGTTCTGCGATCCGCATGCCTTTGACTATCCCGATATCTCGAAACGGCTCACGGAAGATCAAATCCCGCATCTGCTGATAGAAACGGAAATCCAACCCGCCTCCATCGAGCAGACTCGCACGAGACTGCAGGCGTTTGTGGAGATGCTGAAGGAGAAGAAGAATGGGTGA